A stretch of the Muntiacus reevesi chromosome 8, mMunRee1.1, whole genome shotgun sequence genome encodes the following:
- the NAA50 gene encoding N-alpha-acetyltransferase 50 isoform X1 gives MKGSRIELGDVTPHNIKQLKRLNQVIFPVSYNDKFYKDVLEVGELAKLAYFNDIAVGAVCCRVDHSQNQKRLYIMTLGCLAPYRRLGIGTKMLNHVLNICEKDGTFDNIYLHVQISNESAIDFYRKFGFEIIETKKNYYKRIEPADAHVLQKNLKVPSGQNADVQKTDN, from the exons TAGCCGGATCGAGCTGGGAGATGTGACACCACACAATATTAAACAGCTGAAGAGATTAAACCAGGTCATCTTTCCAGTCAGCTACAATGACAAGTTCTACAAGGATGTGCTGGAGGTTGGCGAACtagcaaaacttg CCTATTTCAATGATATCGCAGTGGGTGCCGTGTGCTGTAGGGTGGATCATTCACAGAATCAGAAGAGACTTTACATCATGACACTAGGATGTCTGGCACCATACCGAAGGCTAGGAATTG GAACTAAAATGTTAAATCATGTCTTAAACATCTGTGAAAAAGATGGCACTTTTGACAACATCTATCT GCATGTCCAGATCAGCAATGAGTCTGCAATTGACTTCTACAGGAAGTTTGGCTTTGAGATTATTGAGACAAAGAAGAACTACTATAAGAGGATAGAGCCCGCAGATGCTCATGTGCTGCAGAAAAACCTCAAAGTCCCTTCTGGCCAGAACGCAGATGTGCAAAAGACAGACAACTGA
- the NAA50 gene encoding N-alpha-acetyltransferase 50 isoform X2: MKGRIELGDVTPHNIKQLKRLNQVIFPVSYNDKFYKDVLEVGELAKLAYFNDIAVGAVCCRVDHSQNQKRLYIMTLGCLAPYRRLGIGTKMLNHVLNICEKDGTFDNIYLHVQISNESAIDFYRKFGFEIIETKKNYYKRIEPADAHVLQKNLKVPSGQNADVQKTDN; this comes from the exons CCGGATCGAGCTGGGAGATGTGACACCACACAATATTAAACAGCTGAAGAGATTAAACCAGGTCATCTTTCCAGTCAGCTACAATGACAAGTTCTACAAGGATGTGCTGGAGGTTGGCGAACtagcaaaacttg CCTATTTCAATGATATCGCAGTGGGTGCCGTGTGCTGTAGGGTGGATCATTCACAGAATCAGAAGAGACTTTACATCATGACACTAGGATGTCTGGCACCATACCGAAGGCTAGGAATTG GAACTAAAATGTTAAATCATGTCTTAAACATCTGTGAAAAAGATGGCACTTTTGACAACATCTATCT GCATGTCCAGATCAGCAATGAGTCTGCAATTGACTTCTACAGGAAGTTTGGCTTTGAGATTATTGAGACAAAGAAGAACTACTATAAGAGGATAGAGCCCGCAGATGCTCATGTGCTGCAGAAAAACCTCAAAGTCCCTTCTGGCCAGAACGCAGATGTGCAAAAGACAGACAACTGA